The following coding sequences are from one Triticum dicoccoides isolate Atlit2015 ecotype Zavitan chromosome 4A, WEW_v2.0, whole genome shotgun sequence window:
- the LOC119288579 gene encoding transcription repressor OFP12-like, producing the protein MLGCFSRLRRPASAAAGAPAPVQPPDEASTSASTPETSPRSSSSSARFKSACLRDGGRGGDVDVTVAKECPPLSSMLAVDSGLSSAIASRRFFLASPGRSNSIVDSSAAHAAAVLGVGAAGVAVPTYSPDPHADFLRSMEEMSAALRLDARRRGDRARLHELLLCYLALNDKRAHRYVVSAFTDLLLRLTATDDLDADDEQHGSM; encoded by the coding sequence ATGCTGGGCTGCTTCTCCCGGCTCCGGCGGCCGGCCTCCGCCGCGGCCGGGGCGCCGGCGCCCGTGCAGCCGCCCGACGAGGCGTCCACGTCGGCCTCCACACCGGAGACCTCCCcgcgctcgtcctcctcctccgcccgcTTCAAGAGCGCGTGCCTCCGGGACGGCGGCAGGGGCGGGGACGTGGATGTGACCGTCGCGAAGGAGTGCCCGCCGCTGTCGTCCATGCTCGCCGTGGACTCCGGGCTGTCGTCGGCCATCGCGTCCCGGCGGTTCTTCCTCGCCTCCCCGGGCCGGTCCAACTCCATCGTGGACTCGTCGGCGGCGCACGCGGCCGCCGTGCTGGGCGTGGGCGCGGCCGGGGTGGCGGTGCCGACCTACTCCCCGGACCCGCACGCCGACTTCCTGCGGTCCATGGAGGAGATGTCGGCGGCGCTGCGGCTGGACgcgcggcggcgcggcgaccgGGCGCGCCTCCACGAGCTGCTGCTCTGCTACCTGGCGCTCAACGACAAGCGCGCGCACCGGTACGTCGTCAGCGCCTTCACCGACCTCCTCCTCCGACTCACCGCCACCGACGACCTCGACGCCGACGACGAGCAGCACGGCAGCATGTAG